One segment of Pseudoalteromonas rubra DNA contains the following:
- a CDS encoding cytochrome P460 family protein, whose protein sequence is MKRVLLMLAAGLITVSGQAIADPFGVYPFKIPPQYQAELSDYRTDWTRVTGFEHSGLHWQQFIVVFLNKDVRVYESNYLEYLRLYQDYDEDEDEEEPVPNFKSYSPGTIVLKENFSSQSGSPHEALTITMMIKRQPGYSPTHGDWEYVQFDKQGKVLLAGKGTDSAIQKVCASCHESIKERDYIFANFYSKSK, encoded by the coding sequence ATGAAACGCGTTTTGCTAATGCTGGCGGCTGGTCTTATTACTGTATCAGGCCAGGCCATTGCAGATCCATTTGGGGTTTACCCCTTTAAAATACCGCCACAGTATCAGGCTGAGTTGAGCGATTACCGTACAGACTGGACACGCGTAACGGGGTTTGAACACTCAGGATTACATTGGCAGCAATTTATCGTCGTGTTTCTGAATAAAGATGTCAGAGTGTATGAAAGCAACTATCTGGAGTATTTGCGGCTCTACCAGGATTACGATGAGGATGAAGACGAAGAAGAGCCTGTGCCTAACTTTAAGTCCTACTCACCGGGCACGATTGTTTTAAAAGAGAATTTTTCCTCTCAGTCGGGGTCGCCCCACGAAGCTCTGACAATCACTATGATGATTAAACGTCAGCCAGGCTACTCGCCTACACACGGTGATTGGGAATATGTGCAGTTCGATAAGCAAGGTAAAGTACTGCTAGCGGGTAAAGGCACGGATAGTGCGATACAAAAAGTGTGTGCCAGCTGCCACGAAAGTATCAAAGAGCGGGATTACATTTTTGCGAACTTCTATTCAAAGAGTAAGTGA
- the asnS gene encoding asparagine--tRNA ligase, producing MSHTAITELLAGTVAVDSQVTVKGWIRTRRDSKAGISFLAVHDGSCFDPIQAVVPNSLNNYEEVTRLTAGCSVAVTGVLVASEGQGQAFEIQANKVEVLGWVENPDTYPMAAKRHSIEYLREHAHLRPRTNVIGAVTRVRNCLSQAIHRFFHERGYMWISTPIITASDCEGAGEMFRVSTLDMQNLPRTDKGDIDYSEDFFGKEAFLTVSGQLNGETYASAMSKIYTFGPTFRAENSNTSRHLAEFWMVEPEVAFADLDDIAALAEDMLKYAFKAVLDERRDDMEFFAQRIEKQAITRLESFIDKDFAQVDYTDAIEILKNCGKKFEFPVDWGVDLQSEHERYLAEEHFNAPVVIKNYPRDIKAFYMRQNEDGKTVAAMDVVAPGIGEIIGGSQREERLDVLDQRLEEMGLDKEDYSWYRDLRKYGTVPHSGFGLGFERLVAYVTGMGNVRDVIAFPRTKGSATY from the coding sequence ATGAGCCACACAGCGATAACGGAGCTACTAGCAGGCACCGTTGCGGTAGACAGCCAGGTTACTGTAAAAGGCTGGATCCGTACACGACGCGATTCAAAAGCAGGTATTTCATTCCTAGCCGTCCATGACGGTTCTTGTTTCGATCCTATTCAAGCCGTAGTCCCTAATTCGCTTAATAATTATGAAGAAGTGACTCGTCTTACCGCAGGCTGCTCTGTAGCCGTTACCGGCGTTCTGGTTGCCTCTGAAGGTCAGGGTCAGGCATTTGAAATTCAGGCTAACAAGGTCGAAGTACTGGGCTGGGTTGAAAATCCGGATACCTATCCAATGGCCGCTAAGCGTCACAGTATCGAGTATCTTCGTGAGCATGCTCACCTGCGTCCGCGCACTAACGTAATTGGTGCGGTTACCCGTGTTCGTAACTGCCTGTCACAGGCTATCCACCGATTCTTCCACGAGCGTGGCTACATGTGGATCAGTACGCCTATCATTACGGCAAGTGACTGTGAAGGTGCTGGTGAAATGTTCCGTGTTTCTACACTGGATATGCAAAATCTGCCACGTACAGATAAAGGTGACATCGATTACAGCGAAGATTTCTTCGGTAAAGAAGCCTTTTTGACTGTATCTGGTCAGCTAAACGGTGAAACCTATGCCAGCGCAATGTCAAAGATTTATACTTTTGGCCCAACATTCCGTGCTGAAAACTCCAATACATCACGCCACCTGGCTGAGTTCTGGATGGTTGAGCCAGAAGTTGCTTTTGCCGATCTGGACGACATCGCCGCCCTTGCTGAAGATATGCTGAAATATGCCTTTAAGGCCGTATTGGATGAGCGCCGTGATGACATGGAGTTCTTTGCCCAGCGTATCGAAAAGCAGGCTATCACGCGTCTTGAGTCATTTATCGACAAAGACTTTGCACAGGTTGACTATACCGATGCTATCGAGATCCTGAAAAACTGTGGTAAGAAGTTTGAATTCCCGGTTGACTGGGGCGTCGATCTGCAATCAGAGCACGAACGTTACCTGGCTGAAGAACACTTTAATGCGCCAGTCGTTATCAAGAACTACCCGCGTGATATTAAAGCCTTCTACATGCGTCAGAATGAAGACGGAAAAACCGTTGCGGCGATGGACGTTGTAGCACCGGGTATTGGCGAAATCATTGGTGGTTCTCAGCGTGAAGAGCGCCTTGATGTTCTGGATCAGCGCCTTGAAGAAATGGGTCTGGATAAAGAGGATTACAGCTGGTACCGCGACCTGCGTAAATACGGCACTGTGCCACACTCGGGCTTTGGTCTAGGTTTTGAGCGTTTAGTTGCTTACGTAACGGGTATGGGCAACGTCCGTGACGTTATCGCCTTCCCGCGCACAAAAGGCAGTGCAACCTACTAA
- a CDS encoding cytochrome-c peroxidase, translating into MSALKVFLIAALCITSVKVGANAGVNLGVLGTPDKDDIEYPDDEEPSDREILLGKTLFYDTRLSRHHNQSCATCHNPELGFSDGLAKGIGSGGDILGRNAPHLYNLAWSVTFFWDGRAASLEEQALGPLVSDMEMQMTPKDVVKRLKDVKFYRDEFAQIYGEISFENVGRAIAAFERTIISDNSPFDQYLAGNKFAMSPSAIRGLSVFVGKGRCTKCHDGENFTDDSFHNIGIDNKDNGRFELDKSAQFKGAFKTPGLRNIIMSAPYMHDGSLGTLEEVVEHYDKGAVGTKNVSPLIVPLNLSTQEKADLVAFMAALTDPVVIQRPIIPQ; encoded by the coding sequence ATGAGTGCGTTGAAAGTGTTTTTGATTGCAGCACTTTGTATAACCAGCGTGAAAGTAGGGGCCAACGCTGGTGTGAATTTAGGGGTGCTAGGCACCCCAGATAAAGATGACATTGAGTACCCTGATGACGAGGAGCCAAGCGACAGAGAGATCCTGTTGGGCAAAACGCTATTCTATGATACCCGGCTTTCGAGGCACCATAACCAGTCTTGCGCGACGTGCCATAACCCTGAACTGGGGTTCAGTGACGGTCTGGCCAAAGGCATAGGTAGTGGGGGAGATATCCTGGGTCGAAACGCACCACATTTGTATAATCTGGCGTGGTCTGTCACTTTCTTCTGGGATGGCAGAGCCGCTTCATTGGAAGAGCAGGCTTTGGGGCCTCTGGTATCTGATATGGAAATGCAAATGACCCCCAAAGATGTGGTCAAACGTTTAAAGGACGTTAAGTTCTATCGGGACGAGTTTGCGCAAATTTACGGTGAGATTTCATTTGAAAATGTCGGCCGGGCCATCGCCGCCTTCGAAAGAACCATCATCAGCGATAACTCGCCCTTTGACCAATATCTGGCGGGTAATAAATTTGCTATGTCACCTTCAGCAATCAGGGGCTTAAGTGTCTTTGTCGGTAAAGGGCGGTGTACCAAATGCCATGACGGTGAAAATTTTACAGACGATAGCTTTCATAACATCGGGATAGATAACAAAGACAACGGGCGTTTCGAACTAGACAAAAGTGCGCAATTCAAAGGGGCTTTTAAAACCCCGGGTTTAAGAAATATCATTATGAGTGCACCTTATATGCACGATGGTTCATTGGGTACGCTTGAAGAGGTCGTGGAACACTATGATAAGGGGGCTGTGGGCACAAAAAATGTAAGCCCGCTCATTGTGCCACTCAACCTATCAACTCAGGAAAAGGCGGATTTGGTTGCCTTTATGGCCGCGTTGACCGATCCCGTTGTGATCCAACGACCAATCATTCCTCAATAA
- a CDS encoding methyl-accepting chemotaxis protein, with protein MDISRIVPSIAIQMLIAFGIITSLGIFSNFFVYLNTGSIGQSFTQFSSVSLPLVKANSDLRMAILETQISLKEQIITGNSPEERRNSIAARQAAWNNINKHFAQLQALAQQTGFENRILSTIEQNLRQLNTEQQVVSDISNTVDNEPAVKILVTQAIPLAESMVGLLSELIESELEQDPDEERMELFKLLVDSKMSFATAISELRAFLLTREQKNIDGFDQAWFANSDAFVAILDDYEELFSEAQLMKWSAYSEEREKIAPLTILAFEKQASPDANFATKHLREVISPLTKQIFAQLNELNSHVAQVSANGITTVETALSDMFIVITIASLITVIIASSISLLFSNKLKQRVQLLLERAQNISVGNFQTKESYFSMHHKDELNQLSESFNHMTLSLSSTISTVRRQSRQVGHSAHQVAAIATEISSVAKSENDGYNQVMQVIDCFMELLHESSNAIEQSKGVLDQARQEADSGIAAVSSNLEEMNRTVEVVEVASKEVGELQSASEQIETVTDAISTVADQTALIALNAAIEAARAGEQGRGFAVVADEVRSLAKRTAASTDEIRQVITQLLTKVSDVINLMTNIIEQVNISKTRSDESGQALKAMTLTIDRIVSANEQVAERSSRQSDQMIEMQLKLQHLFASLQQNAEKAQMVSMIGGDLYQTSELVNNLMDSFFFDEDKDSYIQQQHEKRRSDRVEAKIKLNIETDDQIYSTITRELSCVGCGVILSQQLNQELDINSTVILTLYEPKKNYSEYMQQQPLKLPAKVIRKEDRSDEHAYYGLEFDVRDANQVKVLEQLYAFFDE; from the coding sequence ATGGATATATCACGCATCGTGCCAAGTATCGCGATACAAATGTTAATTGCATTTGGTATCATCACGTCGCTCGGTATCTTCAGTAATTTTTTCGTCTACCTGAATACAGGCTCTATCGGACAAAGCTTTACGCAATTTTCATCGGTGTCATTGCCTCTGGTGAAAGCAAATTCAGATTTAAGAATGGCGATACTAGAAACTCAGATTTCTTTGAAAGAACAAATCATCACAGGAAACAGTCCCGAAGAAAGACGCAACTCCATCGCAGCCAGACAAGCAGCATGGAACAATATCAACAAGCACTTTGCGCAATTGCAAGCACTGGCGCAGCAAACAGGCTTTGAAAATCGCATTTTGAGTACCATTGAACAAAACCTGCGCCAACTGAATACCGAGCAACAAGTTGTCTCCGATATTAGTAATACCGTAGACAACGAGCCCGCTGTCAAAATTCTGGTCACCCAGGCCATTCCTCTGGCCGAGTCGATGGTCGGACTCTTATCAGAGCTAATAGAGTCCGAGCTTGAACAAGACCCAGACGAAGAGCGTATGGAGTTATTTAAGCTCCTGGTGGACTCTAAGATGAGTTTTGCAACCGCGATCTCCGAGTTACGCGCTTTTCTTTTAACAAGAGAGCAAAAAAATATAGACGGTTTCGATCAAGCCTGGTTTGCAAATAGCGATGCGTTTGTTGCCATTTTGGACGATTACGAAGAGTTATTCAGTGAAGCTCAACTGATGAAATGGAGCGCTTACAGTGAAGAGCGTGAAAAAATTGCGCCACTGACGATTTTAGCCTTTGAGAAACAAGCTAGTCCGGACGCGAATTTCGCCACAAAACATTTACGCGAAGTGATTTCTCCGTTGACTAAGCAGATTTTTGCGCAACTCAATGAACTGAACTCACATGTTGCTCAGGTATCTGCAAATGGGATTACCACCGTTGAAACCGCACTCAGCGATATGTTTATCGTCATTACAATCGCTTCCTTGATAACAGTGATTATTGCCAGTTCAATCAGTCTGTTGTTCAGTAACAAACTCAAACAACGCGTTCAACTGTTACTGGAGCGTGCGCAAAATATTTCCGTTGGGAACTTTCAAACAAAAGAAAGCTATTTCTCAATGCATCATAAAGATGAATTAAATCAACTTTCAGAAAGCTTTAATCATATGACACTGTCGTTGTCTTCGACTATTTCAACCGTCCGGCGACAATCAAGACAAGTTGGACATTCAGCGCACCAGGTTGCCGCAATTGCGACCGAAATCAGCTCCGTCGCGAAAAGCGAAAATGACGGTTACAACCAGGTGATGCAGGTTATTGACTGTTTTATGGAGCTGTTGCACGAATCAAGTAACGCCATAGAGCAAAGCAAAGGCGTCCTAGACCAGGCCAGGCAGGAAGCCGACTCCGGGATCGCTGCTGTAAGCAGTAATTTAGAAGAAATGAACAGAACAGTCGAAGTGGTTGAAGTTGCTTCCAAAGAAGTTGGAGAGTTACAGTCTGCCAGTGAGCAAATTGAAACGGTAACAGATGCAATTTCAACAGTCGCAGATCAGACGGCGCTAATTGCATTGAACGCCGCGATTGAAGCAGCCAGAGCTGGAGAACAAGGCAGAGGTTTTGCGGTTGTTGCCGATGAAGTCAGAAGCCTGGCAAAGCGCACAGCCGCCTCCACGGACGAAATCAGACAGGTCATTACACAACTGCTGACTAAAGTGTCGGATGTCATCAATCTAATGACTAACATCATAGAGCAGGTCAATATCAGTAAAACGCGCTCAGACGAAAGTGGCCAGGCACTGAAAGCGATGACCCTGACGATAGACAGGATAGTCTCCGCCAATGAGCAAGTCGCTGAACGGTCAAGCCGTCAAAGTGATCAGATGATTGAAATGCAGCTAAAACTGCAGCACTTGTTTGCGTCGCTCCAGCAAAATGCAGAAAAAGCCCAAATGGTCTCCATGATTGGGGGGGATTTATATCAGACGTCAGAGTTGGTCAATAACTTAATGGACAGCTTCTTCTTCGATGAAGACAAAGACTCATATATTCAGCAACAACACGAGAAAAGGCGCTCGGACAGAGTTGAAGCAAAAATAAAACTAAACATTGAAACAGATGATCAAATCTATTCAACGATTACCCGGGAATTAAGCTGTGTTGGCTGTGGGGTTATTTTGAGTCAGCAGTTGAACCAGGAGCTAGATATTAACAGCACCGTAATTCTGACCCTGTACGAGCCAAAGAAAAATTACTCCGAATACATGCAACAACAGCCGCTAAAACTACCCGCTAAAGTAATCAGAAAAGAAGACCGTTCAGATGAGCACGCCTACTATGGCTTAGAGTTCGATGTACGAGATGCTAACCAGGTTAAAGTGTTGGAGCAACTGTACGCATTTTTTGATGAGTAA
- a CDS encoding nucleoside deaminase, whose protein sequence is MDKFLAAAIEEAKKGLGTGGIPIGSVLVHKGQIIGRGHNQRVQKGSTVLHGEMDALENAGRLSASVYKECTLYTTLSPCPMCSGTILLYGIPNVVIGENKNFMGSETLLAEHGVKLEVRQDAECIEMMDEFIKTRPELWNEDIGE, encoded by the coding sequence ATGGATAAGTTTTTAGCTGCGGCAATTGAAGAAGCGAAGAAAGGGCTTGGTACAGGTGGGATCCCGATCGGCTCTGTCCTGGTTCACAAAGGTCAGATAATCGGGCGTGGGCATAATCAGAGGGTGCAGAAGGGGAGCACCGTCTTGCATGGTGAAATGGATGCGTTGGAAAATGCCGGTCGCCTAAGTGCATCAGTTTATAAAGAGTGCACTTTATATACGACCCTGTCACCGTGCCCCATGTGCTCCGGGACAATCTTGTTGTATGGCATTCCCAATGTTGTGATTGGTGAAAACAAGAACTTTATGGGTAGCGAAACCTTGCTTGCAGAGCATGGCGTTAAGCTCGAAGTCCGCCAGGACGCTGAATGTATCGAAATGATGGATGAATTTATTAAAACCCGTCCAGAACTGTGGAATGAAGATATTGGAGAGTGA
- a CDS encoding glycoside hydrolase family 18 protein yields the protein MFKKTCLTLAVAISGLSMQAAWAQDSFCPRVEGFYSTWDYPAGGQLDVQDLATDKLTHIIVAFAYPNADGTLNTLEADRYIDDIVAHAHANNTGVMISVGGAGVDFLSMDEQARANLVKNLVAYAELHNLDGIDVDWEDWSTYNQPNPVESGYLLNLVKDLRASLPAHLEVSVDVQAGGWSGINFHPDLDDHADYIRFMAYDYTGGWGGSPKNHHAAWSYIHDGLVNPAQWSQSMITKYDVSKTSLGIPFYNKSFPDGMSGPMTTYTAREIVETFVDGLGVDYNAGFYELDNYLHFWETPELVRTKSQFVADNGYPGIFIWELHQDARGDKNKLLDAIGEVLPKCQPCSDAWQPYPSVYQTGDVVSFEGKNWRVNGGPLHGVAPMTEGHAHRYTELGTCQNYVAAR from the coding sequence ATGTTTAAGAAAACCTGTCTAACGTTAGCTGTGGCTATATCTGGTCTGTCAATGCAGGCGGCCTGGGCACAAGATTCATTTTGCCCAAGGGTGGAAGGCTTTTACTCCACCTGGGATTACCCTGCGGGCGGTCAGCTGGATGTTCAGGATCTGGCCACCGATAAACTCACTCATATTATAGTGGCATTTGCCTATCCCAACGCCGATGGCACGCTAAACACGCTTGAGGCCGACCGCTATATTGATGACATTGTGGCACACGCGCACGCTAACAATACCGGTGTCATGATTTCAGTCGGCGGTGCCGGAGTTGATTTCCTGTCGATGGACGAACAGGCGCGAGCGAATCTGGTAAAAAATCTGGTTGCTTACGCTGAGCTGCACAACCTGGACGGTATTGATGTCGACTGGGAAGACTGGAGTACCTACAATCAGCCAAACCCGGTAGAGAGTGGTTATTTGCTAAATCTGGTCAAAGACCTCAGAGCCTCATTACCCGCACATCTTGAAGTGAGCGTAGATGTTCAGGCCGGTGGCTGGTCAGGCATTAACTTTCATCCAGATCTGGATGACCATGCCGATTACATTCGCTTTATGGCCTACGACTACACTGGAGGCTGGGGTGGCTCACCGAAAAACCATCATGCAGCCTGGTCGTATATCCATGATGGCCTGGTAAATCCTGCGCAATGGAGCCAGAGCATGATCACTAAGTACGACGTGAGTAAAACCAGCCTGGGGATCCCTTTTTATAACAAATCATTCCCAGATGGGATGAGTGGCCCGATGACGACGTACACAGCGCGTGAGATTGTAGAGACCTTTGTTGATGGGTTAGGTGTGGACTACAACGCGGGCTTTTATGAACTGGATAATTATCTGCACTTTTGGGAAACCCCTGAATTGGTTCGCACAAAGTCGCAATTTGTTGCCGACAATGGCTATCCTGGCATTTTTATCTGGGAACTCCATCAGGACGCACGCGGTGACAAGAATAAGTTGTTAGATGCCATTGGTGAGGTGCTACCTAAGTGTCAGCCTTGTAGTGACGCCTGGCAACCATACCCCAGTGTTTACCAAACAGGGGATGTTGTAAGTTTTGAAGGGAAAAACTGGCGTGTCAATGGTGGTCCATTACATGGTGTTGCACCTATGACTGAAGGTCATGCACACAGATATACTGAATTGGGTACATGTCAGAATTATGTGGCAGCCCGATAA
- the pyrF gene encoding orotidine-5'-phosphate decarboxylase has translation MSNTEMKKVLIALDYDNEAAALAFVSQLSPDECRLKVGKEMFTYFGPQFVSKLIEKGFDVFLDLKFHDIPNTVAKAVTAAAELGVWMVNVHASGGTEMMSKAKQALEAYGDKAPLLIAVTVLTSMDQAQLSKLGVDKTPQEQVVYLAKLAKESGLDGVVCSAQEAQTLKAELGSGFCLVTPGIRPAGSDAGDQKRIMTPELAIKSGSDYLVVGRPITQAADPVEALSAINESIKGL, from the coding sequence ATGTCAAACACAGAAATGAAAAAGGTGCTAATTGCACTGGATTACGACAATGAAGCTGCTGCGCTGGCGTTTGTATCCCAGCTTTCTCCTGATGAATGTCGTTTAAAAGTCGGAAAGGAAATGTTCACCTATTTCGGCCCTCAATTTGTCTCTAAGCTGATTGAAAAAGGGTTTGACGTGTTTCTTGATTTGAAGTTTCATGACATTCCAAATACAGTTGCGAAGGCTGTAACAGCCGCTGCAGAGCTAGGTGTGTGGATGGTTAATGTGCATGCCAGCGGCGGCACTGAAATGATGAGCAAGGCTAAGCAAGCTCTTGAAGCCTATGGTGATAAAGCCCCCCTGCTGATTGCGGTCACTGTATTGACCAGTATGGATCAGGCGCAGCTGAGCAAACTCGGGGTGGATAAGACGCCTCAGGAGCAGGTGGTTTATTTGGCAAAGCTTGCTAAAGAGTCAGGCCTCGATGGCGTTGTCTGTTCAGCACAGGAAGCGCAAACACTTAAGGCTGAATTAGGCAGTGGCTTTTGTTTAGTGACACCAGGAATAAGACCTGCAGGCAGTGATGCAGGAGATCAGAAGCGGATCATGACGCCAGAACTGGCGATAAAGTCGGGCAGTGATTATCTTGTTGTTGGCCGACCAATCACTCAGGCCGCTGATCCAGTTGAGGCTCTGAGCGCCATCAACGAATCAATTAAGGGTTTGTAA
- a CDS encoding cupredoxin domain-containing protein, with translation MIKRMLALGLCMVFNAQAATLTGELTFVKKPPFAGILYAKNGAGPKAAELDQANKVFDKKVVVVGKNGEITFKNSDEFQHNIFANDPNSGVKFDVGLMNQGQTTKVSADWSENTLTRIGCKIHPKMRSYIANVNSDTYQVLPFTKKQKTYKIDLDAGSASTFVLQIPKYDPVEVTLSAGEAKSVEVMYKGKLRANLSLTLK, from the coding sequence ATGATTAAACGTATGCTAGCGCTGGGCCTGTGCATGGTTTTTAATGCACAGGCTGCCACACTAACCGGTGAACTTACTTTCGTTAAAAAGCCGCCTTTTGCAGGCATTTTGTATGCGAAAAACGGGGCAGGGCCTAAGGCTGCTGAACTAGACCAGGCGAATAAGGTGTTCGACAAAAAAGTGGTTGTGGTGGGTAAAAATGGTGAGATCACCTTTAAAAACTCTGATGAGTTTCAACATAATATTTTTGCCAATGATCCCAATTCAGGTGTGAAATTTGATGTGGGTTTGATGAATCAGGGTCAGACAACCAAAGTGTCTGCTGATTGGTCAGAAAACACACTGACTCGCATTGGGTGCAAAATCCATCCCAAAATGCGCAGTTACATTGCCAACGTGAATTCTGACACCTATCAGGTACTGCCTTTCACGAAAAAACAAAAAACTTATAAAATCGACTTAGATGCCGGATCTGCCAGCACGTTTGTGTTACAAATTCCAAAATATGACCCGGTCGAGGTTACGCTTTCAGCCGGAGAAGCAAAGTCGGTAGAAGTAATGTACAAGGGAAAACTCAGAGCCAATTTAAGTCTAACTTTAAAATAA
- a CDS encoding FKBP-type peptidyl-prolyl cis-trans isomerase, which produces MSDLFNTDAEKASYGIGLQMGEQLKSNPFEGLNLNSVFEGMKDAYAGEAFRVEIPEIQAAFEKINAEIQKRREEEAKVLAAEGTAFLEENAKRAEITVTESGLQYEVIETGEGDKPAADSTVRVHYHGTLINGTVFDSSYERGQPAEFPVNGVIKGWTEALQLMPVGSKWRLYVPHDLAYGERGAGASIAPFSTLIFDVELLEVL; this is translated from the coding sequence ATGTCAGATTTATTCAACACAGATGCTGAAAAGGCAAGTTATGGTATTGGTTTGCAAATGGGTGAACAGCTTAAGTCTAACCCATTTGAAGGTTTGAACCTGAACTCGGTATTCGAAGGTATGAAAGATGCCTACGCCGGTGAAGCATTCCGTGTAGAAATCCCTGAGATCCAGGCTGCATTCGAAAAAATCAATGCAGAAATTCAAAAGCGTCGTGAAGAAGAAGCCAAAGTACTGGCTGCTGAAGGCACTGCATTCCTGGAAGAAAATGCAAAGCGCGCTGAAATCACCGTTACTGAGTCTGGTCTGCAGTACGAAGTAATCGAAACAGGCGAGGGCGACAAGCCAGCCGCTGACTCTACAGTTCGTGTCCACTACCATGGCACACTGATCAATGGCACCGTATTTGACAGCTCTTACGAGCGTGGTCAGCCAGCTGAATTCCCGGTAAACGGCGTAATCAAAGGCTGGACTGAAGCACTACAGCTAATGCCTGTTGGCTCAAAGTGGCGTCTATATGTACCGCATGACCTTGCTTACGGCGAGCGCGGTGCTGGTGCTTCAATTGCACCATTCTCAACTCTGATCTTTGATGTTGAATTACTGGAAGTTCTTTAA